A stretch of Lathyrus oleraceus cultivar Zhongwan6 chromosome 6, CAAS_Psat_ZW6_1.0, whole genome shotgun sequence DNA encodes these proteins:
- the LOC127097777 gene encoding protein GAMETE EXPRESSED 1, which translates to MDHAGRLLVLILVSLSLRCESWGWFSSSKEKHYSERSYGNQANFRGSSAEFSIEAFNDPKGMKLLENAKNKMVGSNTCWQNAYQHLFTGCSEILAVDDKRSRLAWHLSDCFQRDSGRVSFPHCDSKTSIATCLKSLDSVAHSVYLEFYLETNSICYQLQTHAFKHETERLVTELKSSAQYVEDKLESIEEKSEHLLQGSKEISDSLEYVNNNAHLVGQTVKNVQGHIDVVLRHSESVYEQTKNIAISQSQLQEGQEQLGRNLEDGVALLKDSYSNLGKEIEKLRDEAIEIENEVIKVGDAMSSKMNTLQSKAEDIENMAGISLDKQRQLLDGQSTALRGLNSLNEVQLKALEESRKSLQYFAEYGHRQQEELLRRQEQIQGLHNRLMENSKTILYAQESFEEKQATMLIVLDKIFALQNAMLLESLQQTRP; encoded by the exons ATGGATCACGCGGGTCGTCTTCTTGTTCTTATTTTGGTCTCTTTGTCATTAAGATGTGAATCATGGGGTTGGTTTTCATCGTCTAAAGAGAAACACTATAGTGAGAGGTCTTATGGAAATCAAGCAAATTTTCGAGGTTCTAGTGCTGAATTCTCAATAGAGGCTTTCAATGATCCTAAGGGAATGAAGCTATTAGAGAATGCTAAGAATAAAATGGTTGGCTCAAATACTTGTTGGCAGAATGCTTATCAACATCTTTTTACAGGCTGTTCTGAGATTTTGGCTGTTGATGACAAAAGGTCTAGATTAGCTTGGCATCTGAGTGATTGCTTTCAGAGGGACTCTGGTAGAGTTTCATTTCCCCACTGTGACTCAAAAACATCCATTGCTACATGCCTAAAAAGTTTAGATAGCGTTGCTCATAGCGTTTATCTTGAATTCTACCTTGAAACTAACTCCATCTGTTACCAATTACA GACACATGCATTCAAACATGAAACGGAGAGACTTGTGACCGAACTGAAAAGTTCTGCTCAGTATGTTGAGGACAAGTTAGAAAGTATTGAAGAGAAATCAGAACATCTATTACAAGGCTCAAAAGAGATTTCTGATTCTCTTGAATATGTTAATAATAATGCGCACCTAGTAGGTCAAACGGTTAAGAATGTACAAGGTCATATTGATGTGGTATTAAGGCATTCAGAAAGTGTTTACGAGCAAACTAAAAACATTGCAATATCACAATCACAACTACAAGAAGGACAAGAGCAACTGGGGAGGAACTTAGAAGACGGGGTAGCACTGCTCAAGGATTCTTATAGTAATTTGGGCAAAGAAATAGAAAAGTTAAGAGACGAAGCCATTGAAATTGAGAATGAGGTAATCAAAGTTGGAGATGCTATGTCATCAAAGATGAACACTCTGCAAAGCAAAGCGGAAGATATTGAGAATATGGCAGGGATTTCCTTGGATAAACAACGACAACTTTTAGATGGACAATCCACAGCACTCCGGGGCCTAAATTCATTGAATGAGGTTCAACTCAAGGCTTTAGAGGAAAGCAG AAAAAGCCTACAATATTTTGCTGAATACGGACATAGGCAACAAGAAGAGCTTCTACGGAGGCAGGAACAAATACAAGGGCTTCACAATCGGTTAATGGAAAATTCAAAAACTATACTGTATGCTCAG GAATCTTTTGAAGAAAAGCAAGCTACCATGTTGATTGTTTTGGATAAAATCTTTGCTTTGCAAAATGCCATGTTGCTTGaatcactacaacaaacaagaccttag